A region of Ochotona princeps isolate mOchPri1 chromosome 2, mOchPri1.hap1, whole genome shotgun sequence DNA encodes the following proteins:
- the LOC131483164 gene encoding aldo-keto reductase family 1 member A1-like translates to MTTSSVLLHTGQKMPLIGLGTWKSEPGQVKAAVKYALSVGYHHIDCAAAYGNEAEIGESLKENVGPGKAVAREELFVTSKLWNTKHHPEDVEPALRKTLADLQLEYLDLYLMHWPLAFERGDNPFPKNADGTMRYDFIDYKETWKAMEALVAKGLVRALGLSNFNSRQIDDVLSVASVRPAVLQVECHPYLAQNELIAHCHARGLEVTAYSPLGSPDRAWCDPNEPVLLEEPTVLALAEKYGRSPAQILLRWQVQRKVICIPKSVTPSRILQNIQVLDFTLSPEEMKQLDALNRNWRYIVPMLTVDGKRVPRDAGHPLYPFNDPY, encoded by the exons ATGACGACTTCCAGTGTCCTCCTGCACACTGGGCAGAAGATGCCCCTCATTGGTCTGGGCACCTGGAAGAGTGAGCCTGGCCAG GTCAAAGCAGCTGTGAAGTATGCCCTTAGTGTGGGCTACCACCACATCGACTGTGCTGCTGCGTATGGCAACGAGGCTGAGATTGGAGAATCCCTGAAGGAGAACGTAGGACCAGGCAAG GCAGTGGCTCGGGAGGAGCTCTTTGTGACATCCAAGCTATGGAACACCAAGCACCATCCCGAGGATGTGGAGCCTGCCCTCCGGAAGACGCTGGCTGACCTGCAGCTGGAGTATCTGGACCTGTACCTGATGCACTGGCCTCTTGCTTTTGA ACGGGGAGACAACCCCTTTCCTAAGAACGCTGATGGGACTATGCGCTATGACTTCATTGACTACAAGGAgacctggaaagcaatggaggcgcTAGTGGCGAAGGGGCTGGTGCGGGCGCTGGGCCTGTCCAACTTCAACAGTCGGCAGATCGACGACGTGCTCAGCGTGGCCTCGGTGCGCCCGGCTGtcttgcag GTGGAATGCCACCCATACCTGGCACAGAATGAGCTCATTGCCCACTGCCATGCACGTGGCCTTGAGGTGACTGCCTATAGCCCTTTGGGCTCTCCAGACCGTGCTTGGTGCGATCCTAATGAACCTGTCCTGTTGGAGGAACCTACGGTGCTGGCACTGGCTGAGAAGTATGGCCGATCTCCAGCTCAGATCTTGCTCAG GTGGCAGGTGCAGCGGAAAGTCATCTGCATCCCGAAGAGTGTCACTCCTTCCCGCATCCTGCAGAACATCCAG GTGCTTGACTTCACCTTGAGCCCAGAAGAGATGAAGCAGCTGGATGCCCTGAACAGAAATTGGCGATATATTGTGCCCATGCTTACG